Genomic window (Thiosulfatimonas sediminis):
AAATGGTAGCGCGATTAATCACATCTTGTGAGATGTCGCATAGATGTCTTGAATGGGTCAATTTTGAGCTTAAATCAAAAACCCGTTTTTGGTATTCATAAATTACCGCGCGGCTTTGGAGTAAAAGCGCGTGCTCTGTGGTGTTGTGGGTAACAAATGGGTTGCCGTCACGGTCACCACCAATCCACGAACCGAAAGTTAAAAAATTGGGTGTTTCAATCGCATCGTCTGGATAGTGTTTTGCCAGGGCGCGATCCATGTAGCGATAGACTGTTGGCACAGCATCAAACAAGGATTGACGGAAATAGTAGATACCATTGCGAATTTCGTCTTCAACGGTTGGTTTTTGTCGACGTACTTCGTCGGTTTGCCAAAGTACTTGAATTTGTGTTTCAAGTTGTTGATGAATCGAGTCTTTTGCGTAATCGTTGTTGTAGTTATCGGCTTCGTTTAGTGTGCCAATATCTAGGAATACGCGGCGCAAATTGTCCATCACTGAGCGGCGTTTTGATTCAGTTGGGTGTGCGGTGAAAACCGGAATATAGTTGAGTTTGGAGAGCAGTGTTTGCACTTGTGCGCCATCCAAGCCTTTGTCTTTAAATTCGGCAATCGTGTTGAGAACTGAACCTGTCCATAGAGGACCATCGGAACGTAATTGGCTTTGACGTTCGTGATACTGGTGCTCCTCTTCAGCCAAATTGACTAGGCTGAAGTAGAGATTAAAAGCGCGAATAATTAAATTTAAATCATCAGGCGTCTGTTCTTGAATAAAGCGGGTGAGTTCCGCACGAAGTTGCGGGTCGTCTTCTTTTTGAAGCAGGATATAGCCTTTACGTAGTTTTTCTACAGCATCGAAGGTTTTTTTGCCAACCTGTTTTTCGATGACTTTACCTAATATATTCCCTAAAAGCTTCACTCGCGCGCGTAGCTGCTTATCACGATTTTCTGCCATATTCTCACTCAAATTTAAGTAAACAAAATTAGCCGATATTGTACCAGAATTTTTTTATGATTGGTTTGAAGGCGCGGGCAATCGCTTGATTAATCAGCTGTTTTCGTCGGCTGAGCGATGCTTTTTGAACCGAGTGCGTTAAAGTGGTGCGGCATTGCTAGCAATGGTGCTAAAAATAGGTGCGTTGATAAACGCTTCTGTTGGTGTGAGGAGTTTGTTGTCTTACCAAAGGATATAAAAAACGCCGATAGAGATCGGCGTTTTTGCGGAACTGTACTAAAACTTATTTGTTTTGGTAGCTGGCGACACCGGCAAGAATCTCTTTACGAGCTTCTTCTACATCACCCCAGCCATCAACTTTGACCCATTTACCTGGTTCAAGATCTTTGTAGTGACTAAAGAAATGTTCAATTTGCTCTTTAAGTAATGGTATGTCTTCAACTTTTTCAATCTTAGAGTAGATAGGTGAAAGTTTATCAACCGGAACCGCAATGACTTTAGCATCTTGGCCGCCGTCATCGGTCATTTTGAAAATGCCAATTGGACGACAACGAATGACCGAACCCACTAAAAGAGGGTGAGGGGTGACCACTAAAACATCGACCGGATCGCCATCGTCAGAAAGCGTGTCGTTGATGTAGCCGTAGTTGGCTGGGTAAGAAAGTGTTGAGCCTTGAAGACGGTCAACCCAAACTAAGTCCGTCTCTTTGTCGACTTCGTATTTGATTGGTGGCGCAAATGCTGGAATTTCAATGATAACGTTAACATCATTTGGTACGTCTTTACCGGCTGGTACAGCTGCAAAACCCATAGTAATTTCCTTATAAATCGACCGTGAGGGCTAAGGTGAAAAGTCCTTTTGGTCATTAATTATTTTTTAATATTAAAACGAAAACACCCGTAACAAGTCCGCCGTTAAGGTAATGAAAACGTGATGTCTTCGTGCCTTCCTGGTTACCTTGTTACGGGTGTTGTGAATCTAAGTTAGATTCGATTATTTGCTGTGGTAAGCGACGACCTTAGCCACTTCATTTTTTGAACCAAGTACCACTGGAACGCGATCGTGGATACCTTTTGGCGCAACGTCCATAATGTCCATGCGTCCAGTTGAAGACGCGCCGCCAGCTTGTTCAACGATCATCGACATTGGGTTACCTTCGTACATCAGACGAAGTTTACCGGCTTTAGATGGATCACGCTTGTCGTATGGGTACATGAAGATACCGCCACGCATAAGAATACGGTGAACTTCTGCAACCATAGACGCTACCCAGCGCATATTGTAACGCTTGCCTAGAGGACCTTCTTCACCAAGTAGACAGTCATCAATGTATTGCTTCATTTCTGGTTCCCAGAAACGTTGGTTAGACATGTTGATTGCAAATTCTGCGGTGTCAGCAGGGATTTGGATGCCTGATTTGGTTAGGATGAACTCACCTACTGTTGTGTCTAGAGTAAAGATGTTAACACCATTACCAGTTGTCATCACTAAAAGCGCAGATGGGCCGTACAGTACGTAACCGGCAGCAACTTGTTTGCGACCGTTTTGTAGGAATACTTCTTGGTTGTCGCCAGACTGGTCGTCTTGCGCTTCAAGTACAGAGAAGATCGTACCAACAGAAAGGTTAACGTCGATGTTTGAAGAACCGTCTAGTGGGTCGAAAGTAACTAGGTATTTACCTGCGGCAGAGCCAGCAACGGTGTAATCTTCTTCTTCCGAACCGATACCACGAACGTATGGGTTAGCCACTAGGATGTCTTTTAATAGGTCGTTAGAGATAACGTCCAATTTCTTTTGCGTCTCACCTTGAACGTTTTCGTCTTCTGTTGCGCCTAGGATACCGGCTAGTTCACCTTGACGAAGTTTGAAAGCGATGTCTTTACACGCAACAATAACATCATTGATTACTAGTTCTAATTCTGCTGGAACGCCTTCCGCAGCCAATACTTGGTCAAGTCTTTTCATCGAGTTTCTCGCTGTTTAGATTGATAAAAAAAATTGCGCTAATGATACCCGTTGATGTGGTAATTCGCAAACTTTTACCTAGAGAGGCACAGAACAAGTCTCTATTTACTTAAGCATGGGGTTGCGGGGTGTCAATTATATGCTTGTGTGCATGGGGATAGCCAAAGCCAAATAGGCGATAGGTTGAAGGCGGACAGCGAAGTGGCTTTCGCAAGCAGTGCTTGTAGGGGGAGACTGTTTTTCAGTGAAGCGGTTCATTATTAACCTCTCGTGATGATAATAACAGCCGTCTTGGTGAATCGGGTAAAATATAGGGTTAGTTAAAATATTTGATTACGTTGAGTCGATGTAAAAAGCGGGTTGATGTGCGTTAAGAGATAAGTGTCATGAAGTTTATTATTAAGTTTTTCCCTGAAATTATGGTCAAAGGCGTGCCGTTAAAAAAACGCATGACGATGCAGCTGACTGAGAATCTAAAACGCTTAGTCGGGCGCATTGATGAGCAAATAAAGGTAAAACGTTTTCACGATAAACTTGAGGTTTACTGTCCTGATGATTTGCACGCGCCGGTGCGCAACCTATTAGGACGCACACCTGGAATTGAACAGGTTTTAGAAGTTAAAGACTTTCAGACGGGTGATGATTTGCAAATGATTGCCGAAAAAGCGGCTGAATTTTATTTGGATAAAATCGCGGGTAAAACATTTGTTGTTAGGGTAAAGCGTACTGGCAGCCATCCGTTCAAATCGGGCGATATTGCACGCTATGTTGGTTCGTATCTGTTTGAGCAGGGTACCAGTGCAGGCGTGGATTTACACAGTCCACAGGTTACCGTTAAGTTGGATTTGTATGATCAAACCTTGAATGTCATTACCGATCGGTTCGTGGGGTTGGGTGGTTTTCCTATGGGGGGGCAAGGCGAGGTTTTGTCTTTGATGTCGGGTGGGTTTGACTCCACGGTTGCCAGTTATTTATCAATGAAGCGGGGGGTGAAAACCCATTTTATTTTCTTTAATTTGGGTGGTGCTGCCCATGAAATTGGGGTTAAGCAGGTTTCACTGTATTTATGGGCCAAGTTTAGTGCTTCGCATCGGGTTAAGTTTGTTAGTGTGCCGTTTGAGGCTGTAGTCGAAGAAATTCTGCGTAGCGCGCATGAGAGTTATATGGGGGTCATGCTGAAGCGCCTAATGATAAAAGCCGCTGAGCAAGTGGCTGGGCAGATGAATATTGACGTGCTGATTACTGGCGAAAGTGTTGCACAGGTCAGCAGTCAAACCTTGCGCAATTTAGCTGTGATTGATGCGGCCAGTAGTAAGTTGATTTTGCGTCCGCTGGCGGTGATGGATAAGCCGCAGATTATGGCGATAGCGGATCAAATTGGTACCCGAGAGTATGCCGAATCCATGCCGGAATATTGTGGGGTGATTTCGCGTAACCCTGTGACGAATGCGTCTTTTGAACGCGCGCAAAAAGAAGATGCGCTGTTTGATATGAGGGTCTTAGACCGGGCAGTGGCTGAAGCACAAACCATTAATGTTGATCAGATTGTGGCGGATGTAAATCAGCGTCAAGCGGTGGAAGTTGTGCATGTTGTCACTGATGAAGTGTTGATTGATATTCGTCGTCCTGAGGAGAAGAAAGCACATCCATTGGCATTGCAACATTTAAGTGTGCCGTTTAATCAATTGGGTGCGGACTTTAAAAAGTTGGCACAAGATAAAGCGTATTTACTGTATTGCGACAAAGGGGTGATGAGCCAATTGCACGCTCAGTATTTACGCGATCAAGGGTTTAACAATGTTCGGGTGTATCGCCCTTTATAACCCGTTGTATCGGAGGGTTTAGGGGGTGTCT
Coding sequences:
- the thiI gene encoding tRNA uracil 4-sulfurtransferase ThiI, with protein sequence MKFIIKFFPEIMVKGVPLKKRMTMQLTENLKRLVGRIDEQIKVKRFHDKLEVYCPDDLHAPVRNLLGRTPGIEQVLEVKDFQTGDDLQMIAEKAAEFYLDKIAGKTFVVRVKRTGSHPFKSGDIARYVGSYLFEQGTSAGVDLHSPQVTVKLDLYDQTLNVITDRFVGLGGFPMGGQGEVLSLMSGGFDSTVASYLSMKRGVKTHFIFFNLGGAAHEIGVKQVSLYLWAKFSASHRVKFVSVPFEAVVEEILRSAHESYMGVMLKRLMIKAAEQVAGQMNIDVLITGESVAQVSSQTLRNLAVIDAASSKLILRPLAVMDKPQIMAIADQIGTREYAESMPEYCGVISRNPVTNASFERAQKEDALFDMRVLDRAVAEAQTINVDQIVADVNQRQAVEVVHVVTDEVLIDIRRPEEKKAHPLALQHLSVPFNQLGADFKKLAQDKAYLLYCDKGVMSQLHAQYLRDQGFNNVRVYRPL
- a CDS encoding class 1 fructose-bisphosphatase — its product is MKRLDQVLAAEGVPAELELVINDVIVACKDIAFKLRQGELAGILGATEDENVQGETQKKLDVISNDLLKDILVANPYVRGIGSEEEDYTVAGSAAGKYLVTFDPLDGSSNIDVNLSVGTIFSVLEAQDDQSGDNQEVFLQNGRKQVAAGYVLYGPSALLVMTTGNGVNIFTLDTTVGEFILTKSGIQIPADTAEFAINMSNQRFWEPEMKQYIDDCLLGEEGPLGKRYNMRWVASMVAEVHRILMRGGIFMYPYDKRDPSKAGKLRLMYEGNPMSMIVEQAGGASSTGRMDIMDVAPKGIHDRVPVVLGSKNEVAKVVAYHSK
- the ppa gene encoding inorganic diphosphatase yields the protein MGFAAVPAGKDVPNDVNVIIEIPAFAPPIKYEVDKETDLVWVDRLQGSTLSYPANYGYINDTLSDDGDPVDVLVVTPHPLLVGSVIRCRPIGIFKMTDDGGQDAKVIAVPVDKLSPIYSKIEKVEDIPLLKEQIEHFFSHYKDLEPGKWVKVDGWGDVEEARKEILAGVASYQNK